From one Deltaproteobacteria bacterium genomic stretch:
- the miaA gene encoding tRNA (adenosine(37)-N6)-dimethylallyltransferase MiaA codes for MVNRSPLVIVCGPTGSGKSRLGLRLAKSLGGEIISADSMQVYRKMDIGTDKPPLEVRREIRHHGIDLVDPDQPFDAAQYREAALRAVQAVTGSDKPAFVVGGTGLYLRALVHGLFRCPPIPEEVRADLRDKVRAAGPGSLYEELRLVDPVAAARIHPHDALRIIRALEVYKTLGRPISELWKDHGFSDRPFRALKLGIALERKELFRRIEARVDRMIERGLVEEVRGLLDQGYGRELRPMQSIGYRQIAAYLDKELPLERALELIKRDSRRYAKRQLTWFKHDPEVFWIPEEHLEKEALERVKKFLKV; via the coding sequence ATGGTGAACAGGTCCCCGTTGGTCATAGTTTGCGGTCCGACAGGTTCTGGCAAATCGAGGCTGGGGCTTCGATTGGCCAAGAGCCTTGGCGGCGAGATCATCAGCGCCGATTCCATGCAGGTATACAGGAAAATGGATATCGGCACGGATAAGCCGCCCCTTGAAGTGAGACGGGAGATCAGACACCATGGAATCGATTTGGTCGATCCTGACCAACCCTTTGACGCCGCCCAGTACAGGGAGGCGGCTCTTCGGGCTGTTCAAGCCGTCACAGGGTCGGACAAGCCGGCCTTCGTGGTAGGTGGAACCGGACTCTACCTTCGGGCTCTTGTCCATGGCCTGTTTCGATGCCCGCCTATTCCCGAGGAAGTTCGGGCCGATCTGAGAGACAAGGTGAGAGCCGCCGGACCCGGCAGTCTTTATGAGGAGTTGCGGCTGGTCGACCCTGTGGCTGCCGCCAGGATTCATCCACATGACGCGTTACGCATCATCAGGGCGCTGGAAGTGTACAAAACCCTGGGTAGGCCGATCAGCGAACTCTGGAAGGATCACGGATTCTCCGACAGACCATTCCGGGCCCTGAAACTCGGTATCGCTCTGGAGAGAAAGGAGCTGTTCCGCCGTATTGAGGCCAGGGTGGACCGGATGATCGAGCGAGGACTGGTCGAGGAAGTCAGGGGACTTCTGGATCAGGGATACGGCAGAGAACTGAGACCCATGCAGAGCATAGGTTACCGGCAGATCGCGGCTTACCTGGACAAGGAGTTGCCGCTGGAACGGGCTTTGGAGCTCATAAAGCGGGACAGCCGGCGTTATGCAAAGCGGCAGTTGACGTGGTTCAAACACGATCCGGAGGTCTTCTGGATACCAGAAGAACACCTTGAAAAGGAGGCTCTGGAAAGGGTGAAAAAGTTCTTGAAAGTTTAG
- a CDS encoding response regulator — protein sequence MRQDKILIVDDEEVVVDALEGLLLDEGYDVVTASDGDEALEKVRSERPDLVVLDAQIPKKDGFKVCREIKTDEDESISKILVIIITGAFTDPKSHARALLVSKADDFILKPFKSEILCHRIKVLLHKRDMMMGATS from the coding sequence ATGAGACAGGACAAGATACTGATCGTCGATGACGAAGAGGTCGTTGTCGACGCGCTGGAGGGGCTGTTGCTGGACGAGGGCTATGATGTGGTCACCGCGTCCGATGGTGATGAGGCCCTCGAAAAGGTTCGCTCTGAGAGGCCGGATCTGGTTGTTCTGGACGCCCAGATACCGAAGAAGGACGGATTCAAGGTCTGCCGTGAGATCAAGACAGACGAGGATGAATCTATCTCCAAGATCCTCGTAATCATAATCACCGGAGCCTTTACCGACCCGAAGAGCCATGCTCGAGCACTGCTGGTATCCAAGGCGGATGATTTCATCCTCAAGCCTTTCAAGAGCGAGATACTCTGCCACCGCATCAAGGTTCTGCTCCACAAGCGGGACATGATGATGGGGGCGACCTCGTAG
- a CDS encoding V-type ATP synthase subunit D yields MEKISPTRMNLLLNKAQTNLARDGVSLLKNKRDALVKEFFTMVREMFTFRDELDERVRNAAGTLNVALAVDGPHVVRSVGMSTRREISIGIERRNVWGIRVPELEKKSVVRSVMARGYGIHTVSSRIDDAATCFEGIINLIITMASNEVRVKRVGDEIRKTTRRVNALEQVVIPGLEMQSRLIEGTLEEREREDLFRLKRLKKMREAKR; encoded by the coding sequence TTGGAAAAGATCAGTCCCACTCGGATGAATCTGCTTCTGAACAAGGCTCAGACCAACCTCGCCCGTGACGGTGTGAGCCTCTTGAAAAACAAGCGCGATGCTCTGGTCAAGGAATTCTTTACCATGGTTAGAGAGATGTTTACGTTTCGGGACGAGCTGGACGAACGTGTCCGAAATGCTGCCGGCACTCTCAACGTGGCACTGGCGGTCGATGGGCCTCATGTGGTGAGGTCGGTAGGCATGTCGACGAGAAGGGAGATTTCCATCGGCATAGAGCGCCGCAATGTCTGGGGTATCCGGGTCCCAGAACTCGAGAAGAAGAGCGTCGTACGGTCGGTAATGGCAAGGGGATACGGGATTCACACGGTTTCCTCGCGGATAGACGATGCGGCAACATGCTTTGAGGGGATTATTAACCTGATTATCACCATGGCAAGCAATGAGGTCAGGGTGAAAAGGGTGGGCGACGAGATCCGCAAGACGACGCGCCGGGTCAATGCGCTCGAACAGGTCGTAATTCCCGGGCTCGAAATGCAGAGCCGATTGATCGAAGGGACTCTGGAGGAGAGGGAAAGGGAGGATCTGTTTCGCCTGAAGAGGCTGAAAAAGATGAGGGAGGCGAAGCGTTAG
- a CDS encoding HAMP domain-containing protein yields MLEEKADVRVLSLGHATYMLLYEMTGKVPYPHILDRHLLSVSRSLRRIKEKMPDIDLVVFNQEGVPIASTLGKGGDEILNRLRGMVPAEMAEPNPAPVLRALKIGGERNKVVFYPYLVDGKAVGSLAIISPLHKVTLARQKIILTILTLWIIGIAIYLVFGFIVVRVLLIRPIQTLVTATRAVASGDLSKRVDISSEDEIGELAKDFNAMAQRLQDDMRKINLEKKRAQEFSYELEVANKELKKTQAELIQAAKMVGMGQLGASIAHELNQPLLAIGIFAERSLKGLDPASKQYAHIQKILTQVERMTRITNNIRMFSRQSKAEKTEVNVNEPIEDALMMVQKQLENHNIEVVKDLAEDCPKVMADKNQLHQVFLNMITNARDAMDPMGKGKLTIRCFGLLDDQFVEIDFIDTGVGIPEEIVEKIFHPFFTTKEDGKGVGLGLSLSHEIIKNHSGMMDVRRNEGGGTIFRILLPSVKAKPCWEEIGCGHCLKDMKAEDCPVYKRGQGHRCWEILGSQERRECHMPVPNCQDCPFYKKRSRLLAWGNSTGLGG; encoded by the coding sequence ATGCTTGAGGAGAAAGCCGATGTCCGGGTTCTGTCCCTGGGCCACGCCACGTACATGCTTCTGTACGAGATGACCGGCAAGGTTCCCTATCCCCATATTCTGGACCGCCACCTCCTGTCGGTTTCCCGTTCCCTCCGGAGGATAAAAGAGAAGATGCCGGACATCGACCTTGTGGTATTCAACCAGGAGGGAGTGCCCATAGCCTCCACCCTTGGCAAAGGAGGCGATGAGATACTCAACAGGTTGAGAGGGATGGTGCCAGCGGAGATGGCTGAGCCGAACCCCGCCCCTGTGCTCAGGGCCTTGAAGATCGGGGGAGAGAGAAACAAGGTGGTTTTCTACCCCTATCTGGTCGACGGCAAGGCTGTCGGGTCTCTCGCCATAATCAGCCCCCTCCACAAGGTAACCCTGGCACGGCAGAAGATCATCCTGACGATCCTTACTCTCTGGATTATAGGCATCGCCATCTATCTGGTCTTCGGTTTTATCGTCGTCAGGGTGCTTCTGATTCGACCGATTCAAACCCTTGTCACGGCGACACGGGCCGTTGCCAGCGGGGACCTTTCGAAGCGGGTTGACATCTCTTCTGAGGACGAAATCGGAGAACTGGCAAAGGACTTCAACGCCATGGCCCAGAGACTCCAGGATGACATGCGCAAGATCAATCTGGAGAAGAAGAGGGCCCAGGAGTTTTCCTATGAGTTGGAGGTGGCAAACAAGGAGTTGAAGAAGACCCAGGCAGAGCTGATCCAGGCTGCCAAGATGGTTGGTATGGGACAGCTGGGAGCCAGCATAGCCCATGAGTTGAACCAACCGCTCCTGGCCATCGGTATCTTTGCCGAGCGTTCTCTCAAGGGTCTTGACCCGGCAAGCAAGCAGTACGCTCATATTCAGAAGATCCTCACCCAAGTTGAGCGTATGACACGGATCACCAACAACATAAGGATGTTCTCGAGGCAATCCAAGGCCGAGAAGACGGAGGTGAATGTAAACGAGCCGATCGAGGACGCCCTCATGATGGTACAGAAGCAACTCGAGAACCACAACATCGAGGTGGTCAAGGATCTTGCCGAGGATTGCCCGAAGGTCATGGCCGACAAGAATCAGCTCCATCAGGTCTTCCTGAATATGATAACCAATGCGAGAGATGCTATGGACCCGATGGGCAAGGGGAAATTGACGATCCGGTGTTTCGGGCTCCTTGATGACCAGTTTGTGGAGATCGACTTTATCGACACGGGGGTGGGGATTCCCGAGGAGATCGTCGAGAAGATCTTTCACCCTTTCTTTACGACAAAAGAGGACGGAAAGGGGGTTGGGCTGGGTCTTTCGCTGAGTCACGAGATCATCAAGAACCACTCGGGGATGATGGATGTAAGAAGGAATGAAGGGGGTGGAACGATCTTCAGGATTCTCCTTCCCTCTGTCAAGGCGAAACCGTGTTGGGAAGAGATCGGTTGCGGCCATTGCCTGAAGGACATGAAGGCAGAGGACTGCCCGGTCTACAAGAGGGGGCAGGGCCACCGCTGCTGGGAGATCCTTGGCAGTCAAGAGCGGAGGGAATGTCATATGCCTGTTCCCAATTGCCAGGATTGTCCATTCTACAAGAAGAGGAGCAGACTCCTGGCCTGGGGTAACTCGACCGGCCTGGGCGGCTAG
- a CDS encoding V-type ATP synthase subunit F has product MYNMVVITDRASRIGFLLTGVEVKEATPETAAEVLKETVERGDVGLVAINEDFIRGFDGRMMRLVTESEVPLIIPFPPVVYTEERRDVEESYAAQLIRKAIGYHIKLTR; this is encoded by the coding sequence TTGTATAATATGGTGGTGATCACAGACAGAGCAAGCCGGATCGGGTTCCTTCTGACAGGCGTCGAAGTCAAGGAGGCGACTCCGGAGACTGCTGCCGAGGTGCTCAAGGAGACCGTGGAAAGAGGAGATGTCGGCCTTGTAGCAATCAATGAGGACTTTATCAGGGGATTCGACGGTAGGATGATGCGACTCGTCACAGAGAGCGAGGTACCTCTGATTATTCCGTTTCCGCCGGTCGTCTATACGGAAGAGAGGAGAGATGTTGAAGAGAGTTACGCGGCCCAGTTGATCCGGAAGGCGATCGGATACCATATCAAGTTGACCCGGTAG
- a CDS encoding V-type ATP synthase subunit B, with protein MELATRQYRAVHYISGPLVFTRSIPEAVYGAMVRILLPTGEERTGQVLETSEENVVIQVLEATAGLDVDSTRVVFRDEVAKIGVSLDMLGRVFNGAGKPVDGLPQVLPEKRLEITGSPINPISRERPAEFIQTGISAIDGLNTLVRGQKLPIFSGAGLPANDIASQLVRQAKVRGEAEHFAVVFAAMGITQREASFFMRDFEKTGALGRTVIFLNLADEPTIERLLTPRCALTVAEYLAFECDMHVLVILTDMTNYCEALREIGSAREEVPGRRGYPGYMYTDLATIYERAGRIKGKKGSITQIPILTMPDDDITHPIADLTGYITEGQIVLSRELHRKGIYPPIDALPCLSRLMNQGIGEGQTREDHRGFADQLYAYYAKGRELRRLVAIVGEEALTELDQSYLKLAEDFERSFIHQGSEDRSMERTFDIGWGLLSQLPRAELRRIKTEHIDRYYQEERKPVQAVI; from the coding sequence ATGGAATTGGCGACTAGACAATACCGGGCTGTCCACTATATTTCCGGTCCACTGGTCTTTACACGGAGCATCCCCGAGGCGGTTTACGGAGCCATGGTGAGAATTCTTCTCCCCACAGGAGAGGAACGGACCGGTCAGGTCCTGGAGACCTCTGAGGAGAATGTGGTGATTCAGGTGTTGGAGGCCACTGCCGGATTGGATGTCGACTCTACGCGGGTGGTATTCAGAGATGAGGTGGCAAAGATAGGTGTCTCTCTCGACATGCTCGGAAGGGTTTTCAACGGTGCGGGAAAGCCCGTAGATGGGTTGCCTCAGGTTCTGCCTGAGAAGAGACTCGAGATCACGGGATCGCCGATCAATCCTATTTCCAGAGAGAGGCCTGCGGAATTTATTCAGACCGGAATCTCGGCCATCGATGGGTTGAATACCCTTGTGAGAGGGCAGAAACTGCCTATCTTCTCCGGAGCCGGACTTCCGGCCAACGACATAGCGAGCCAGCTGGTCCGGCAGGCCAAGGTGAGAGGCGAAGCAGAGCATTTCGCAGTCGTCTTTGCGGCCATGGGCATCACCCAGAGGGAGGCCTCCTTCTTCATGCGTGATTTCGAGAAGACCGGTGCCCTGGGCCGGACGGTCATCTTCCTCAATCTGGCGGATGAGCCGACGATCGAGAGGCTTCTCACGCCGAGATGCGCCCTGACCGTGGCGGAGTACCTGGCTTTCGAGTGTGACATGCATGTCTTGGTCATCCTCACGGACATGACCAACTACTGTGAGGCCCTTCGGGAGATCGGATCGGCCAGGGAGGAGGTTCCGGGGAGAAGGGGCTACCCCGGATACATGTACACGGATCTCGCCACGATTTACGAAAGGGCCGGACGCATCAAGGGAAAGAAGGGTTCAATCACACAGATCCCTATTCTCACCATGCCCGATGATGACATCACCCACCCTATAGCCGATCTGACCGGGTACATCACCGAAGGGCAGATCGTGCTCAGCCGTGAGCTTCATCGTAAGGGAATCTACCCCCCCATAGACGCTCTTCCGTGTTTGTCGCGGCTCATGAACCAGGGAATCGGCGAGGGGCAGACAAGAGAGGACCATAGGGGCTTTGCCGACCAGCTCTACGCCTATTATGCCAAGGGAAGAGAGCTGAGGCGGCTCGTGGCGATCGTAGGTGAAGAGGCCCTGACAGAACTCGATCAGAGTTACCTGAAACTAGCAGAGGATTTTGAGAGGAGCTTTATCCATCAGGGGTCGGAGGACCGGTCCATGGAACGGACCTTCGACATCGGCTGGGGCCTTCTCTCCCAGCTTCCGCGCGCCGAGTTGAGGAGGATCAAGACAGAACACATCGACCGATACTACCAGGAGGAGAGAAAACCTGTCCAGGCAGTGATCTAG
- a CDS encoding GAF domain-containing protein: protein MPPYTENSSDYGEEAALRELDLLWQIGGESTPPPTHRERFLHIMDVLHETFGKRYGSLTLLAPLRREVILEVVYGDSRDIPRLDQGIIGQILAEAKPLVLSRVTQEPLKLPLKSPQEKGLSLLCLPVMNRARPVGVLSTDPVYPETVSVERDLKLLKVISCLAFKDVPFPDDNQMVPEQSTGDTPLDRLLEDKLKRMIEKVDPRTEAHCALLPDIVRLVERIVIKWSLKRHNNLQTATASFLGINRNTLRKKMRDLNIQSRKP from the coding sequence ATGCCTCCCTATACGGAGAACTCCTCTGACTACGGGGAAGAGGCCGCTCTGAGAGAACTCGACCTTCTCTGGCAAATCGGCGGGGAGTCCACTCCACCCCCGACACATCGGGAGCGCTTCCTTCATATCATGGACGTACTCCACGAGACCTTTGGGAAACGGTATGGATCACTTACTCTCTTAGCGCCTTTGAGAAGGGAAGTGATTCTCGAGGTGGTCTACGGCGATTCCAGGGACATTCCGAGGCTCGATCAGGGCATTATCGGGCAGATTCTGGCAGAGGCCAAGCCCCTTGTCCTAAGCCGCGTGACGCAAGAACCACTCAAGCTTCCCCTCAAAAGTCCCCAGGAGAAGGGACTCTCTCTTCTCTGCTTACCCGTTATGAACAGGGCAAGGCCCGTGGGGGTCCTCAGCACCGATCCGGTCTACCCAGAGACTGTCTCGGTGGAGAGGGATCTCAAGCTGTTGAAGGTAATCAGCTGCTTGGCTTTCAAGGACGTACCGTTTCCAGACGACAACCAGATGGTTCCCGAACAATCGACGGGAGATACCCCGCTTGACAGGCTCCTGGAAGACAAGCTCAAGCGGATGATCGAAAAGGTCGATCCCCGCACCGAGGCCCACTGTGCCCTTCTCCCTGACATAGTGAGACTCGTGGAGAGGATAGTTATCAAGTGGAGTCTCAAACGGCACAACAATCTCCAAACCGCCACGGCCTCTTTCCTCGGAATCAATCGCAACACTCTTAGAAAAAAGATGAGGGATCTCAACATCCAGTCCAGGAAGCCCTGA
- a CDS encoding ATPase: MARGETSIGKGLVAVGAGLAIGLGGVATGLAQSRIGAAGAGVIAEKPEMTGLMIVLLAIPETVVILGFVIAAIVLFMF, encoded by the coding sequence ATGGCAAGAGGGGAAACCTCGATCGGCAAGGGTCTCGTCGCCGTCGGTGCGGGCCTGGCAATCGGATTGGGAGGGGTGGCTACCGGCCTTGCCCAGTCAAGGATTGGAGCGGCAGGGGCAGGCGTGATCGCCGAGAAGCCGGAGATGACCGGATTGATGATTGTCCTTCTGGCCATTCCGGAAACGGTGGTCATCCTCGGCTTCGTGATCGCGGCGATCGTTCTTTTCATGTTCTGA
- a CDS encoding V-type ATP synthase subunit E codes for MGFAELLEAIEAKGREERERILSRSDRTAKRLIEEAEARAKELAQSILEEEDPELELTRTGIRGESDLRKKRSLVQMKNEILEEAFERAREDLSKIRERGDYESILQKLGDEVLEGGDVVVYVDRRDVHLIEKILASKGIEAEVKSGEDSFGGLVVETRDGALSIHNTIESRLEKLREPLIEQVSRILFGGE; via the coding sequence ATGGGCTTCGCGGAGTTGCTTGAGGCCATTGAGGCAAAGGGTAGAGAGGAGAGGGAGAGGATCCTTTCCAGGTCCGACAGGACTGCGAAACGTTTGATTGAGGAGGCCGAGGCGAGGGCGAAGGAATTGGCTCAATCGATTCTCGAGGAGGAGGATCCGGAGCTGGAACTGACGAGAACCGGGATCCGGGGGGAATCGGATTTGCGGAAGAAGAGGTCCTTGGTCCAGATGAAGAACGAGATTCTGGAGGAGGCCTTTGAAAGGGCACGAGAAGATTTGTCCAAGATCAGGGAAAGGGGCGATTACGAGTCGATTCTCCAGAAGCTCGGGGACGAGGTTTTGGAGGGCGGAGATGTCGTTGTCTATGTGGACAGGCGGGACGTCCACCTGATCGAGAAGATCCTTGCCTCAAAGGGAATCGAAGCAGAGGTGAAGTCGGGGGAAGACTCTTTCGGCGGCTTGGTAGTCGAAACCAGGGATGGTGCTCTTTCCATCCACAATACCATCGAGTCGAGACTCGAAAAGCTGAGAGAGCCCCTCATAGAGCAGGTGAGCCGGATTCTTTTTGGTGGAGAGTAG
- a CDS encoding V-type ATPase subunit has protein sequence MNDDYAYINARIRAMKSRLLDRAFLEKLMAEEQIHSIVGLLRGTDYGKHIEEALTLEVSEIAAVEEGIRRRLAQVYSGIYAMVTGAPKRLLGILLGRWDIYNIKTVLRGKFSGEPPEQVLGSTVPVCRLTEPLLKEMLKQPDIKAVVELLITWNSDYYPPLQASLSDVFATNSLTGMEIALDKFYFERSLGFLKRGLDDESTRMVMESLGREIDMLNILAALKIVANQIPQAERGGLFIPGGIEIKAEDFLSAASSRDLEEALGKFAHTSYRSVLAQAKERFSGSAGLPAVERLLDRNLIERGAGMFRRNPLSIAPVIGYLWLKLCETVNLRIVCRAKVAHLPETLIREGLIFV, from the coding sequence GTGAATGACGACTATGCTTATATCAATGCCCGAATCAGGGCGATGAAGAGTCGTCTCCTCGACAGGGCCTTCCTGGAGAAGCTTATGGCCGAAGAGCAGATCCACTCGATCGTGGGACTTCTCCGGGGGACAGATTACGGAAAACACATCGAGGAGGCTCTCACCCTTGAGGTTTCGGAGATCGCTGCCGTCGAAGAGGGTATCAGAAGACGCCTCGCTCAGGTGTATTCCGGGATCTATGCTATGGTGACTGGAGCACCCAAGCGGCTCTTGGGGATCCTTTTGGGCCGATGGGACATATACAACATCAAGACCGTCCTCAGAGGCAAGTTCTCGGGCGAACCTCCAGAGCAGGTGTTGGGCAGTACGGTTCCGGTCTGCAGGCTCACCGAACCCTTGCTGAAGGAGATGCTCAAGCAGCCCGACATCAAGGCTGTGGTAGAGCTGCTGATCACGTGGAACTCCGACTACTACCCTCCGCTCCAGGCCAGCCTCTCAGATGTGTTCGCCACCAACAGCCTGACCGGTATGGAGATAGCCCTGGACAAGTTCTACTTCGAGAGGTCTCTCGGGTTTCTCAAAAGGGGGCTGGACGACGAGAGTACCCGAATGGTAATGGAATCCCTGGGGAGGGAGATCGACATGCTGAACATCCTAGCGGCCTTGAAGATCGTTGCCAATCAGATTCCTCAGGCCGAACGGGGCGGCCTCTTCATCCCGGGAGGGATCGAGATCAAGGCAGAGGATTTTCTGTCTGCAGCATCTAGCCGAGACCTCGAGGAGGCACTCGGGAAGTTTGCCCATACGAGTTACAGGAGCGTTCTGGCCCAGGCAAAGGAGAGATTCTCCGGAAGCGCGGGGTTGCCTGCAGTTGAGAGGCTGCTGGACCGGAATCTGATCGAAAGGGGAGCGGGCATGTTCAGGAGAAATCCACTAAGTATCGCTCCGGTGATCGGATACCTCTGGTTGAAGCTCTGTGAGACGGTGAACCTGAGGATAGTCTGCCGGGCCAAGGTGGCTCATCTGCCTGAGACGCTTATCCGGGAGGGATTGATCTTTGTATAA
- a CDS encoding zf-TFIIB domain-containing protein: MPMRKPSEEEEKWIKQQEIQKRKDKEDLALKKAHWMKCPNCGHDLQKAAYPKFEYLKMKKCENCEGVWLDKGELDVIIQVEIKSFAEGARELFWEMTEQKKK; the protein is encoded by the coding sequence ATGCCAATGAGAAAACCAAGTGAGGAAGAAGAGAAGTGGATCAAGCAACAGGAGATACAGAAGCGAAAGGATAAGGAGGATCTCGCCCTCAAGAAAGCACATTGGATGAAGTGTCCTAACTGCGGGCACGATCTCCAGAAGGCAGCCTATCCGAAGTTTGAATACCTGAAAATGAAGAAATGCGAGAACTGCGAAGGGGTCTGGCTGGACAAGGGGGAACTCGACGTGATCATACAGGTGGAAATCAAGTCTTTTGCGGAAGGAGCTCGCGAGTTGTTCTGGGAGATGACGGAACAGAAGAAAAAATAG
- a CDS encoding V-type ATP synthase subunit A, which produces MEKPRSGVVSKVSGPAVVARNMSGAKMYDMVKVGKLGLVGEIVRLDEDTATIQVYEDTSGLGIGEEVINTGNSLLVELGPGLLTSIYDGIQRPLSHLEQISGDYIGRGITVPGLPRDREWEFSPTVTKGDRVEGGTIIGEVQETPAIVHRVMVPPGVSGTVREIGKGKFRIEEPVGMLDDETPLLMLQKWPSRVGRPYVRKLGSTVPLITGQRILDTMFPISDGGTAIVPGGFGTGKTVVEHTLAKFANTDIIIYVGCGERGNEMTDLIYEFPHLVDPRTDLPLMNRTVLVANTSNMPVAAREASIYTGITMAEYYRDMGYRVGILADSTSRWAEALREMSSRLAEMPGEEGYPPYLATRLANYYERGGRVVCLGGDGREGSVTVISAISPPGGDFSEPVTQASMRITGALWALDSTLAHARHFPAISWTRSYSLYSEHLKDWFAENVAQDWDSLREETMILLQKETELQEVAQLVGLDALPDAERLVMEMARSVREDYLRQSAFHEVDCFCPFEKQHGMIKALMAFYRESGRALERGVPLESLIGHPLREELSRMKEIPNETFTERVEELISRITKDIGEL; this is translated from the coding sequence ATGGAAAAACCAAGATCAGGCGTTGTTTCAAAGGTTTCTGGTCCGGCAGTAGTGGCCAGAAACATGTCGGGTGCCAAGATGTACGACATGGTCAAGGTGGGCAAGCTCGGGCTGGTGGGAGAGATCGTCCGCCTTGATGAGGATACTGCGACGATACAGGTTTACGAGGATACCTCGGGGTTGGGGATCGGTGAGGAGGTGATCAACACCGGGAATTCTCTGCTTGTGGAACTCGGCCCTGGTCTCTTGACTTCCATCTATGACGGCATCCAGCGCCCCCTCAGTCACCTGGAGCAGATTTCAGGGGACTACATCGGCCGGGGAATCACGGTCCCGGGGTTGCCCAGAGATAGGGAATGGGAGTTTTCTCCCACCGTAACCAAAGGCGACAGGGTCGAAGGGGGCACAATCATCGGGGAGGTCCAGGAGACACCGGCCATTGTCCACCGGGTGATGGTTCCCCCAGGTGTCTCCGGGACGGTCAGGGAGATTGGGAAGGGTAAGTTCAGGATAGAGGAACCCGTGGGCATGCTTGATGATGAAACCCCTCTTCTGATGCTGCAGAAATGGCCGTCCCGTGTGGGCCGTCCCTATGTCAGGAAACTCGGCTCCACCGTTCCTCTTATCACAGGCCAGAGGATCCTGGACACCATGTTTCCCATATCCGATGGAGGCACGGCCATCGTGCCGGGCGGCTTCGGTACGGGAAAGACCGTTGTGGAACACACCCTGGCAAAGTTCGCAAACACGGACATCATCATCTACGTGGGGTGCGGTGAGAGGGGGAACGAGATGACCGATTTGATCTACGAGTTCCCCCATCTGGTCGATCCGAGGACCGACCTCCCTCTTATGAACAGAACGGTCCTGGTTGCCAATACTTCCAACATGCCTGTGGCGGCTCGGGAGGCTTCCATTTACACCGGCATCACCATGGCGGAGTATTACAGGGACATGGGGTACCGGGTAGGCATTCTGGCGGACAGCACTTCACGGTGGGCCGAGGCACTCAGGGAGATGTCGTCTCGCCTGGCCGAGATGCCTGGCGAGGAGGGATACCCGCCCTATCTGGCCACTCGATTGGCAAACTACTACGAGCGAGGAGGGCGGGTCGTCTGCCTGGGCGGCGACGGCCGGGAGGGATCTGTCACCGTAATCAGCGCCATCTCTCCTCCTGGAGGGGATTTTTCAGAGCCTGTGACCCAGGCTTCCATGAGAATCACCGGGGCACTCTGGGCCCTGGACTCTACCCTGGCGCACGCGCGCCATTTCCCGGCAATCAGCTGGACCCGAAGCTACAGCCTCTATTCGGAGCATCTCAAGGATTGGTTCGCCGAGAACGTGGCCCAAGACTGGGATAGTCTCAGGGAGGAGACGATGATTCTGCTTCAGAAGGAGACGGAACTCCAGGAGGTGGCCCAGCTGGTAGGGTTGGACGCCTTGCCGGATGCGGAACGGCTCGTCATGGAGATGGCCAGATCGGTCAGAGAGGACTATCTGCGCCAGAGCGCCTTTCACGAGGTAGACTGCTTTTGTCCCTTTGAGAAGCAACACGGGATGATCAAAGCGCTCATGGCCTTTTACAGGGAGAGTGGCAGGGCACTTGAAAGAGGCGTTCCTCTGGAGAGCCTCATCGGTCACCCCTTGAGGGAGGAACTCTCGCGGATGAAGGAGATACCAAACGAGACCTTCACCGAGAGGGTCGAGGAGCTCATATCCCGGATAACCAAAGACATTGGAGAACTGTAA
- a CDS encoding response regulator: MVEKKKILLVDDEEVIRDALGGLLMEEGYEVVEAEDGSEAIEKLSAEKFDIVITDIKMPGKSGIDVLTAAKIIDPTLDVIMITGFTTEEPDYALSLGAKDFIYKSYNVEEFLSKIKKAIERIE; encoded by the coding sequence ATGGTAGAGAAGAAGAAGATACTGCTCGTCGATGACGAAGAGGTTATCAGGGACGCGCTGGGAGGCCTTCTGATGGAGGAGGGCTATGAGGTCGTCGAGGCCGAGGACGGGAGCGAGGCCATAGAGAAGCTCTCTGCGGAGAAGTTCGATATCGTCATCACAGACATCAAGATGCCCGGCAAGAGCGGGATCGATGTGCTCACCGCTGCCAAAATTATCGACCCCACGCTGGATGTGATCATGATTACCGGATTCACCACTGAGGAACCGGACTACGCTCTTTCATTGGGGGCCAAAGACTTCATCTACAAGTCGTACAATGTGGAGGAGTTCCTCAGCAAGATCAAGAAGGCCATCGAACGAATCGAGTAG